One window of Photobacterium atrarenae genomic DNA carries:
- a CDS encoding methyl-accepting chemotaxis protein produces MGRWRHWSLKFKLALAFLFVGITPALVNTTIATMKSTQDIESKVFNRLGAINEIKRNQVQSFFDERESDISVLANFIPHLDQESYDSFFSDYIKQYGYYDLFLINRQGVIFYSVEKESDFQTNILTGKYASTNLGRLVSQVKRSGKYGIVDYEPYAPSHGEPAAFIAKPVGGSGLIVALQLSQDGIQHIMAVRDGMGSTGESYLVGEDKRMRSDSYLDPVGHSVKASFAGTVKENGVETEAVNRALAGERNVAIIKDYNGNDVLSAFNRIHIGDFQWVIISEMDAAEAFASVHNTTRISVFLVCGAAIIVLCIGFYAARRIARPIVDAAAIAQKVAEGDLTQNITVNAHDEVGLLQTSLDKMLRNLRSMVSQLTDVAIQQGTTADELAAVTEQTTAAVTEQQAQTAQAVTATAEMSATIREIAGTTANASRVCEDVLTKAKEGAEHINNTHSSLVALSETTQATSDQMIKLRHDSEQIVNVLGVIKQIAEQINLLALNAAIEAARAGEHGRGFAVVADEVRHLAQSTQKSTSEIEAIIEAIVGSTNGAVETMAENVEQTKKVQFIAHQANQINTALSQEVSGIFDMVVQIATATEQQTTTIDEIAQNIEFIDTGASETEKATRNIADSSSELSRMAHALNAETQKFSI; encoded by the coding sequence ATGGGGCGGTGGAGACATTGGAGCCTGAAGTTTAAATTAGCCTTGGCCTTTTTGTTTGTCGGTATCACACCTGCTTTAGTGAATACGACAATTGCCACCATGAAATCCACGCAAGACATTGAATCTAAAGTATTTAACAGACTAGGGGCAATTAATGAAATCAAAAGAAACCAGGTGCAGTCATTTTTTGATGAACGCGAATCTGATATTTCTGTTTTAGCCAACTTCATTCCTCATCTTGACCAGGAAAGCTATGATTCATTTTTCTCAGATTATATTAAACAATATGGGTATTACGATTTATTCTTAATCAACCGGCAGGGGGTGATTTTCTACTCGGTGGAAAAAGAGTCAGACTTTCAAACCAATATTCTGACCGGAAAGTATGCGAGTACAAATCTGGGCAGGCTTGTGAGCCAGGTCAAGCGATCCGGAAAGTACGGCATCGTCGATTATGAGCCTTATGCTCCCAGTCACGGCGAGCCCGCCGCGTTTATCGCCAAACCGGTTGGTGGCTCCGGGCTAATCGTCGCTTTGCAACTTTCTCAAGATGGGATCCAGCATATCATGGCAGTGCGGGATGGCATGGGAAGCACCGGAGAAAGTTACCTGGTCGGTGAGGATAAACGGATGCGTTCTGATTCATACCTTGATCCTGTCGGCCATTCTGTGAAAGCCAGTTTTGCGGGAACCGTCAAGGAGAACGGGGTAGAGACCGAGGCAGTTAACCGCGCACTCGCCGGAGAGCGTAATGTCGCCATCATCAAGGATTATAATGGCAATGATGTCTTATCAGCTTTTAACCGCATACACATTGGCGACTTTCAGTGGGTCATTATTAGTGAAATGGATGCAGCAGAAGCATTTGCATCGGTGCACAATACGACGCGAATTTCTGTCTTCTTGGTCTGCGGTGCCGCCATCATTGTCCTGTGCATCGGGTTTTACGCTGCGCGCAGAATTGCCAGGCCAATCGTTGATGCGGCGGCCATTGCCCAGAAAGTGGCAGAGGGTGATCTGACGCAAAATATTACAGTGAATGCGCACGATGAGGTCGGGTTGCTGCAAACTTCTCTAGACAAAATGCTGCGTAACCTTCGGTCGATGGTCAGCCAACTGACGGATGTGGCTATTCAACAGGGAACGACAGCGGATGAGTTGGCCGCGGTCACCGAGCAAACGACCGCGGCGGTGACGGAGCAACAGGCACAAACAGCCCAGGCTGTGACAGCGACGGCTGAAATGAGCGCAACGATCCGGGAAATCGCCGGTACGACAGCAAATGCATCTCGTGTTTGTGAGGATGTCCTGACAAAGGCGAAAGAAGGGGCTGAGCATATCAACAACACCCATAGCTCTTTAGTCGCGTTAAGTGAAACGACGCAAGCGACATCCGACCAAATGATCAAACTTCGCCATGATTCTGAGCAGATTGTGAATGTTCTTGGTGTCATCAAGCAGATCGCTGAGCAAATCAACCTCCTGGCACTCAATGCTGCGATTGAGGCAGCCCGGGCCGGGGAGCATGGTCGTGGTTTCGCTGTGGTTGCTGATGAGGTACGCCATCTTGCGCAATCGACTCAGAAATCAACCTCGGAAATTGAAGCCATCATTGAAGCGATTGTCGGGAGTACGAATGGCGCGGTAGAGACGATGGCCGAAAACGTTGAGCAAACAAAGAAAGTGCAGTTCATTGCTCACCAGGCCAATCAGATCAACACCGCGCTGTCGCAGGAAGTCAGTGGTATTTTTGATATGGTCGTTCAGATAGCCACTGCGACCGAACAACAAACCACGACGATTGATGAAATCGCCCAGAACATCGAGTTTATTGATACCGGAGCTTCCGAAACAGAAAAAGCGACCCGGAATATCGCGGACTCCAGTAGTGAGCTCTCTCGAATGGCCCATGCGTTAAATGCCGAAACCCAAAAGTTTAGCATTTGA